The genomic DNA CCTGATTATCATGCAAAAGAATCGCTTTGCAGCTCCTGATTATGTACGTAGATTTGTAGTAGAGGATTTTATCCATGTCGTTGATACGCTGCGGTTTCTTATGGATACTGAGGTTAAAGATGTAAAGATTGAGTATGTAAGAAGCGGTGACACACTAAATCAGCTCGTTATCCAGCTAATTGGTGATGGTTGTATAGCCATCGGAATCATGAATCGTAACGGTGGTGTAACAGAGGAAATCATTGAATATATGTGTGGGCATCAGAAATTTGTCGTGAACAGCCTAGTAGAAACCACCAGATATCATGATAAAGAAGTTAGCATAACAAAATTCGGTGACTGGGAACCGACGCTATATAAGCGTGGTTTTTACCAGCTTATGGACCATTTTATTGAATGCGTTCAAACACATTCTACACCAGACCCATCTATCGACGACTCTCTTATCACTCATGAGATATGCGAGAGAATTGTTAATATGATTGATTCGGAAGCGTAATCGATACAAAGCAAGGGCTTGTCCTTAATCCAGTAACCATCAATAGTAAAATAAACGGAGATTTTTCGGTTAAATGCAGAATGGAGCTCGTTTCGGGATAAATAAGGGAAGGTTTTCCGCTAATACAAAGGAAAATCCCCCTTTTTCGAATTTTTCAAGGCAATAGGCGGAATCTCTCCGTCTATTTTGCCTTTTTTAATAGGAAATACTAATTTAAACGGAATTTCTCCGTTTATCAGCACAGGTGATCCCCAATCGATAGTACGGACCCTCTTGACCTAACAAGTTAATCTAATTACGTAGAAACGTTAATAAGGACGTATGCTAATTCATACGTCCTTTCATTAGAAAACGGAACCCTTCTATAAAACTAGAAGGCGGGTTCGCCTTATAGATGATTTCTTCTCGCAAAGTCGACAAAGCGGAATTTATCTGGTCTGTGTCTGGATTCGGTGTACTGAAACAAACTCGCGTCATCCAGATACACATAATTTTTTATTATCACTATATTGTGATGACCATCTAAATCTAATAGCTTCCGGTCTTCCTCTGTCGGTTCTTCCACGATAATTTCTTTCTTCGCAAAGCTGATACTTAGCTGCAAGTCATTTTCAAGATAATCATAAATAGAGTGTTCACAAATTTCCCGTGTTAAAGCAGGAACGAATTTTTTATTCAAATAATCTTTATCTAAGATTACCTTTTCTCCACCCATTTCCCTCACCCGAAACACTTGCCAGACCTGGTCCTTGCTAGACAAATTTAACTGTTTCATGATGAATGGATCTGGTTTTATCAAAGAGAGTTCATGAACTGTAGTGACCGGTTTTTGTCCCATTTTATCTGCTAGTTCTTTAAAACTGACTAGTCCAGAGACGGGAAAATCAACTTTTGTACTTTTAATGACAATCGAGCCCTTTCCGCGCACTTTTTGTATATACCCGTTTTGTGATAGTAGGTTAAGTGCCTTTCGGATCGTTTCTCTCGAGGTATTGTAACGGTCCTTTAACTCATGCTCAGAGGGCAAAAGTGTATTAGGGGCAATTCTCCCTGCTTCTATTTGCTGTACAATATCGTTATGGATCGTTAAATACTTATTTGTCATGTTAAAAACTCCAGTTTACTTTTTTAAATAGTACACAACAGACTCATATGGTCTTAGCTTCATTTGCTTTATATCTTCTGAGGAGTCAGCATAGTTGGATAATAAAATCGTGCTAGTTACACCTTCCGTATCCACATGCTCTGGTAATTGAAACTCTACTTCTTTGGAATAAAAATTATTCACGACTAGTAATTTTTCATTACCATTATCTCGTATATAAGCAAAAATAGCATCATGATTGGCTAAAAGCAACTCATAATTTC from Robertmurraya sp. FSL R5-0851 includes the following:
- a CDS encoding Gfo/Idh/MocA family oxidoreductase, producing MKIGIIGLGDIAKKAYIPVLSEKEGIDLVLCTRNEETLTRLSNKYRVQETAKTIDELLSKEIDAAIVSTATEGHFEIAEKLLDHGIHTYIDKPISMNFHETERIVRLAKDKGKIAMVGFNRRFIPRVKELKEHGKPNLIIMQKNRFAAPDYVRRFVVEDFIHVVDTLRFLMDTEVKDVKIEYVRSGDTLNQLVIQLIGDGCIAIGIMNRNGGVTEEIIEYMCGHQKFVVNSLVETTRYHDKEVSITKFGDWEPTLYKRGFYQLMDHFIECVQTHSTPDPSIDDSLITHEICERIVNMIDSEA
- the treR gene encoding trehalose operon repressor; its protein translation is MTNKYLTIHNDIVQQIEAGRIAPNTLLPSEHELKDRYNTSRETIRKALNLLSQNGYIQKVRGKGSIVIKSTKVDFPVSGLVSFKELADKMGQKPVTTVHELSLIKPDPFIMKQLNLSSKDQVWQVFRVREMGGEKVILDKDYLNKKFVPALTREICEHSIYDYLENDLQLSISFAKKEIIVEEPTEEDRKLLDLDGHHNIVIIKNYVYLDDASLFQYTESRHRPDKFRFVDFARRNHL